The window TCGCCGAAGCCTCGTCGACCAGCGTGAGCTTCGGCTCGTCGTTGCGGTAGAGGTCGGCGAGGGCCGCGAGCGTGGTGCCGAGCCGGAGTTGCCCGCGCTTCGCCGTGCTGCCGGTGACGAACGTGCCGCGGCCGCGCTCCGCGCGGACCAATCCCTCCCGCGCCAGGAGCGCGATCGCCTGGCGCGCGGTGACCCGCGCGACGCCGAACTCGTCGACCAGCGCGTCGAGCGTCGGGAGCTGCGTCCCGGGCAGCCACTCGCCCCGTTCGATGCGGCCGCGCAGGAGCGTCGAGAGCTGGGCGTACCGGGGCACCGGGCTGTCGGCGAACAACCGGTCGCCTTGGCGGGCGCGTCCCTTTCGCATATAGTTCCAACTATAGTCCCTTTCGCCGGCGGCGTCGCGGCGCCCCGACCCTTTCCCGCCCGATGCTCCGCAACGTCCTGCTCGCCGCGTCACCCTGGGTGCTCGTCGTGGCGCTGTGGTACGCGGTCGCGTGGTCGGGATTCATCAATCCCGCGCTCCTGCCGACGCCGCACCAGGTCGCGGCGAAGGGCTGGGAACTGCTGACCACCCAGCGCCTGCCGATCGACATCCTGATGTCGACGCAGCGCGTGGCGATCGGCGTTGCGCTCGGCATCGCTCTCGCCGTTCCGGTCGGCTTCCTGCTCGGGTGGTACCGGGACGTGCGGCGCTTCCTCGATCCGCTGCTCAACTTCTTCCGCGCGCTGCCGCCGATCGCGCTGATCCCGCTCGTGATCGTCTACTTCGGCATCGGGGAGCCCGCGAAGATCGTGATCCTGTTCTACGCGTCGTTCTTCGCCGGCGTGATCGTGATGTACGAGGGAATCGCGCAGATCAGCCCGATCTACGTCCGCGTGGCGCGCACGCTCGGCGCGACCGACAGCGAGATCTTCCGCCGGGTGATCGTCCCGCTGACCGTGCCCCACATGCTGACCGCCCTGCGCGTGGCGCTCGGCGTCGCGTGGGCGACGCTGGTCGCCTCCGAACTCATCGCCGCGCAGCAGGGGCTGGGCGCGTTGATCCAGAACGCCTCGTCGTTCTTCCAGCTCGACATCATCTACGTCGGGATCATCTGCATCGGTCTGATCGCGCTCGCGATGGACCTCGTCCTGCGCGCGATCACGCGCCGTCTGGTCGCCTGGCAGGAGCGCATCGCGTGAGCGTCCCCGCTCCGGCCCCCGCGCGCATCACCTTCGACCGCGTCTCGGTCGAGTTTCCCTCGAAGGCCGGGCCGATGCGCGTCGTCGACGACGTGAGCTACCAGATCCACGACCGCGAGTTCGTGTCGGTGATCGGCCCGTCGGGCTGCGGCAAGACCACGATGCTCAACATGGTCGCCGGGTTCATGCAGCCGACGAGCGGCCGGGTGCTCCTGGACGGCGCGCCCGTTCCCGGCCCGGGACCCGACCGCGGCGTGATGTTCCAGGAATACGGCGTGTTCCCCTGGCTCACGGTGCGCGAGAACATCGCGTTCGGGCTGCGGCTCGCCGCGAACCGGGCCGCGGCCGCCGAACGCGACGAGATCGTGGCGCGCTACATGCGGCTGATGGGCCTCGAGGAATTCGCGGACGCCTGGCCCCGCATGCTGTCGGGCGGGATGCGGCAGCGCCTCGCGCTCGCGCG of the Burkholderiales bacterium genome contains:
- a CDS encoding ABC transporter permease, coding for MLRNVLLAASPWVLVVALWYAVAWSGFINPALLPTPHQVAAKGWELLTTQRLPIDILMSTQRVAIGVALGIALAVPVGFLLGWYRDVRRFLDPLLNFFRALPPIALIPLVIVYFGIGEPAKIVILFYASFFAGVIVMYEGIAQISPIYVRVARTLGATDSEIFRRVIVPLTVPHMLTALRVALGVAWATLVASELIAAQQGLGALIQNASSFFQLDIIYVGIICIGLIALAMDLVLRAITRRLVAWQERIA
- a CDS encoding ABC transporter ATP-binding protein, coding for MRVVDDVSYQIHDREFVSVIGPSGCGKTTMLNMVAGFMQPTSGRVLLDGAPVPGPGPDRGVMFQEYGVFPWLTVRENIAFGLRLAANRAAAAERDEIVARYMRLMGLEEFADAWPRMLSGGMRQRLALARAYAIRPQFLLMDEPFGALDAQTRNAMQDLLLEVLAAEGKTVMLITHSVEEAVYLSNRVVVMSARPTRIREIVEVPFGYPRDESLHETAAFGELRSHLRELVMKEYAAQARQAVRPSD